The nucleotide window TTCAATGCTTTTCTCATTACATCAGAAAGATCCTTATGTACACCTTTAAGATTCCTTTCAGTAGTCTTACTGAATTCATGATTTATCATTATTCTCTCCAGAGATTTTCTTCCAGTAATAATTAAGGGCGACAACGCCCATTGCACCTGATATACCACTAACCGCAAGCGAAGTATGAAATACTGTTCCGAGACTTTGTGACATCAATCCAGCAAGTACGCCGGTAAATCCTGACACGATAATTTGTGCCAATGCCGCGAATAAATTTCTTCCCGACTGACCAGACTTAACGTCAAGGAGATATCTAACAAGACCTCCCCATGCGCCGAATAATATTATGTAGATCCAGCTAAAAAATGCATTTAATGATGGGTCTTTCCATGGCAAAACAATTACCTCCATAGATTTTTTAAGTAAAAAATTTTACCGCATGATGAGATTACTTTTTCGTAAAAAGCTATATGCATGTGCTATGCAGTAAATAATAAACGTTGAGCAACCCTGTTTCGTGATGGATGTCACACGGAATGCAATTAATAGATTTTGTCGATCAATTTTGGTGAAATGATAGTTATGTATTATTGATGGTGAAGATTATATTTAGTAGTGGAATACATAAGAGAGAGCAGGGGGAGAGGGGGTAACCCGATAGTGCGAGGACTACCGGGTTGGGGGTGGGAATTATGCTGTAACCGTAACGCTCTGTCCTTCAAAGCTCACGGTCTGACCTGCGACAATCTTACAGCGCTTGCGGGTTTCCACCGCGCCGTCGACTTTGACCAGCCCATCCGCGATCGCGATTTTCGCCTGCGCGCCACTTTCGCTCCAGCCTTCCAGCTTGAGCAGATCGCACAGCTCAACGTGCGGGTGTTTACCTAAAGAAAAATTGGCCATTTTTACGCGTCCTCTACGTCGTGATACTCCTCGCACGCCTGCAAGGTATTCTGAATCAATGTTGCTACGGTCATCGGGCCAACACCGCCCGGTACTGGGGTGATGTAAGACGCACGCGCTGCGGCATCTTCGTAAACCACGTCGCCGACAACCTTGCCGCTTTCCAGACGGTTAATTCCGACGTCCACGACAATCGCACCCTCTTTAATCCACTCACCTGGAATAAAGCCTGGTTTACCCACTGCGACGATCAGCAGATCGGCGTTTTCTACGTGGTGACGCAGGTTTTTGGTGAAGCGGTGGGTCACGGTGGTGGTGCAGCCAGCCAGCAGCAACTCCATGCTCATCGGGCGGCCAACGATGTTGGATGCACCAATGACAACGGCGTTCAGGCCGTAGGTGTCGATGTTGTAGCGCTCCAGCAACGTGACGATCCCGCGAGGGGTGCACGGACGCAGGCGCGGTGCACGCTGGCACAGGCGACCCACGTTATACGGGTGGAAACCGTCGACATCTTTGTCTGGTGCAATACGCTCCAGCACCTTCACGTTGTCGATGCCCGCAGGCAGCGGCAACTGAACCAGAATGCCGTCGATTGCTTTATCGGCATTCAGGGTGTCAATCAGCTCAAGCAGTTCTGCTTCGCTGGTGGTTTCGGGCAGATCGTAGGAGCGGGAGACAAAACCCACTTCTTCACACGCTTTGCGCTTGCTGCCGACATAAATCTGCGATGCCGGGTTGCTACCAACCAGCACAACAGCCAACCCTGGGGCTCGTTTTCCGGCCGCTCTGCGCGCCTTCACTTTTTCCGCAACCTCAGAGCGCACCTGCTGCGCAATCGTTTTACCGTCAATAATCTTTGCTGCCATCAGAGAGAAGATTCCGTCTGTAACGTTTGAAAGGGGGATTGCCTATATTTTGTCAGAAGCGAGCGCCGCTGTCAGTCACCCTTTGCGAGATTTCCACAACTGGCTGCAAAACCCCTGGTTTTGACATGGTCAATTTCCTAGGCGGGATTAGGATGTGGCCTGGTGAAATGGCAGCGTTTTGACATATTTTAATATTCGTTCCTGAGCTACTTTGTCTCCTCCGAAATAAGCTTTCAATTAATCGATTGAACGTATTTCTTATTCCCGGTTTTTCGCGGGAAGGGTTATTTACATTTTAAAGGAATAGACATGAAATTCAGCAATATTGCATCTACCGTTGTTGCCGCTCTGGCCCTGGTCGCGGGTGCCGCTCATGCAGAAGATACTACTACGCCCGTTTCCGTTAATGGCGGTACCGTGCATTTTAAAGGTGAATTAGTGAATGCCGCGTGCTCTGTTAATACGGCATCTTCTGAACAGACGGTTAATCTGGGTCAGTACCGTACCGCGAAATTCACCAAAGTGGGCGACACGACCTCCAATATTCCATTCACTATCGAACTGAATGATTGTGATCCACTGGTAGCAAAAACTGCCGCTGTTGCTTTCACCGGTCAGATTGATGCGACCGATAAAACCCTGCTGGCGGTATCCTCTGGCAGCAACGACAACGCCGCGAAAGGCGTGGGTATCGAGATCCTCGACAGCAAATCCAGCACGCTGACACCGGATGGCGCGACCTTCTCTGCCGCACAGAACCTGATTGAAGGCACCAACACCCTGAACTTCACCGCGCGTTATAAATCCACGGCGGCAACTGCCGAGCCAGGCCAGGCGAACGCGGACGCCACTTTCGTAATGAAATACGAATAATTCCTCTGCACAGGGATGTTTAGGCCTCAGGGATGAGGCCCGTCATACGCTAATGCCAGGAACGAAGGATGACAAGGATCGGGAAACTGCTGCTAGCCCTTACGATGGCTCAACCAGTATTCGCACATACCGTAGTGATCGACGGCGGCAAGGTTCACATCAGAGGTGAGCTGGTCAACGGTGGGGGCGCCGTGGCTCCTGACAGCCAGAGTATGCGTATCGATATGGGGCAGTACCGGACCAATTCCTTTTCCGGCGTGGGCAGCTTTTCAACGGTCAACGTACCTTTTACCGTACGGCTGCTGGACTGCAGCGTGGATGTCTCGCGCACCGTAGGGATCCAGTTCCAGGGCGTCACGCCGGCGGAAGATCCACAGGTTTTTCTGGCGACATCACGGCCTGGTGAAACGCCCGTGAGCAGCGGTGTTGGGTTGGCACTTTTTGACGAACAGCAACGCCAGATTATCCCGAACGCGACGGCGGTCAGCTGGTTGCCCATCAATACCCAGGAGCTCGCGTTTCATTTTAGCGCCCGCTATCGGGCTATTTCCGAACACCTCGTGCCAGGCAATATTCAGTCAGATGTCTGGTTCACGTTGATTTATCCATAACGCCTTCTACGCCTGCGAACATATTATTAAAGGTATTGTTGTGATGAACTCCCTAATTAAGCCAGGACTGATTTTATCTTTTATTTTGCTGATGGTTTCTGCTTCCGCCAGTGCCTCCGGTGGTATTGCACTGGGGGCCACGCGCGTGATTTATCCGGCAGACGCGAAACAAACTTCGCTGGCGATCACCAACAGCAATAAGCAAGAGCGCTATTTAATTAATGCGTGGATTGAGAATGCCAATGGGCAAAAGGAAAAAACCTTTGCCGTCACGCCACCCTTGTTTGTCAGCGAGCCGGACAGCGAGAACACATTGCGCATTATTTATGCCGGTCCGGCGTTGCCCACTGACCGTGAATCGCTCTTCTTTATGAACGTGAAGGCGATCCCGTCAGTGAGTAAAACGAAAATGGAGGACAACAACGTCCTCCAGCTGGCGATTTTGTCGCGCATCAAGCTGTTCGTACGCCCGAATAAACTGGCGATGCAGCCGGAAGAAGCGTTGTCTCAACTGCGCTTTGAGCGTGTCGGCAACCACCTTAAGGTGAGTAATGCCTCGCCATATTACATCACGCTGGTCAACCTGAAGCTGGGCGGTAAGGCTCTGGACAACCTGATGATTGCGCCTAAAAACTCGGCGCAGCAGGTGCTGCCGGATGCGGCAAGCGGCAC belongs to Enterobacter cloacae and includes:
- a CDS encoding ribosome-associated protein, yielding MANFSLGKHPHVELCDLLKLEGWSESGAQAKIAIADGLVKVDGAVETRKRCKIVAGQTVSFEGQSVTVTA
- the folD gene encoding bifunctional protein FolD, whose protein sequence is MAAKIIDGKTIAQQVRSEVAEKVKARRAAGKRAPGLAVVLVGSNPASQIYVGSKRKACEEVGFVSRSYDLPETTSEAELLELIDTLNADKAIDGILVQLPLPAGIDNVKVLERIAPDKDVDGFHPYNVGRLCQRAPRLRPCTPRGIVTLLERYNIDTYGLNAVVIGASNIVGRPMSMELLLAGCTTTVTHRFTKNLRHHVENADLLIVAVGKPGFIPGEWIKEGAIVVDVGINRLESGKVVGDVVYEDAAARASYITPVPGGVGPMTVATLIQNTLQACEEYHDVEDA
- the fimA gene encoding type-1 fimbrial protein subunit A, giving the protein MKFSNIASTVVAALALVAGAAHAEDTTTPVSVNGGTVHFKGELVNAACSVNTASSEQTVNLGQYRTAKFTKVGDTTSNIPFTIELNDCDPLVAKTAAVAFTGQIDATDKTLLAVSSGSNDNAAKGVGIEILDSKSSTLTPDGATFSAAQNLIEGTNTLNFTARYKSTAATAEPGQANADATFVMKYE
- the fimI gene encoding fimbrial protein, with the translated sequence MTRIGKLLLALTMAQPVFAHTVVIDGGKVHIRGELVNGGGAVAPDSQSMRIDMGQYRTNSFSGVGSFSTVNVPFTVRLLDCSVDVSRTVGIQFQGVTPAEDPQVFLATSRPGETPVSSGVGLALFDEQQRQIIPNATAVSWLPINTQELAFHFSARYRAISEHLVPGNIQSDVWFTLIYP
- the fimC gene encoding fimbrial chaperone protein codes for the protein MNSLIKPGLILSFILLMVSASASASGGIALGATRVIYPADAKQTSLAITNSNKQERYLINAWIENANGQKEKTFAVTPPLFVSEPDSENTLRIIYAGPALPTDRESLFFMNVKAIPSVSKTKMEDNNVLQLAILSRIKLFVRPNKLAMQPEEALSQLRFERVGNHLKVSNASPYYITLVNLKLGGKALDNLMIAPKNSAQQVLPDAASGTLSWQSVNDYGAITPARSVNL